One genomic region from Argentina anserina chromosome 2, drPotAnse1.1, whole genome shotgun sequence encodes:
- the LOC126782355 gene encoding agamous-like MADS-box protein AGL62 yields MVRKSKGRQKVEMVKMANDSNLQVTFSKRRSGLFKKASELCTLCGAEVAIIVFSPGRKVFSFGHPCVESVVERFLTRNPSHHHQNSGTMQLIEAHRNANVRELNAELTQVTNDLETERKRGEELNRVRKASQGQCWWESPIEEMEMPHCEQLGASLEELKKSVAKQIDKLIIQSTTNPNPFFAGSSGNLNLVPNMGFSGVPVMPPHPHAWNPAYGRFL; encoded by the coding sequence ATGGTGAGGAAGAGCAAGGGTCGTCAAAAGGTGGAGATGGTCAAAATGGCCAATGATAGCAACCTTCAAGTGACTTTCTCGAAGCGTCGCTCTGGTCTCTTCAAGAAGGCCAGCGAGCTCTGCACCCTCTGCGGCGCTGAGGTAGCCATCATAGTATTCTCTCCAGGCAGGAAGGTCTTTTCCTTTGGCCACCCCTGCGTGGAGAGTGTGGTAGAGCGTTTCCTCACCCGAAACCCATCTCACCACCACCAAAACTCCGGTACCATGCAGCTCATCGAGGCTCACCGCAACGCCAACGTTCGGGAGCTCAATGCTGAGCTGACTCAGGTCACCAACGACCTGGAGACCGAGAGGAAGCGAGGGGAGGAGCTGAACCGGGTGCGGAAGGCGAGCCAGGGGCAATGCTGGTGGGAGTCTCCTATTGAGGAGATGGAGATGCCACATTGTGAGCAGCTGGGGGCCTCTCTAGAGGAGCTGAAGAAGTCTGTCGCGAAGCAGATTGATAAGCTCATCATTCAGTCCACCACAAACCCTAATCCATTTTTTGCAGGGAGTTCTGGTAATCTGAATCTGGTCCCTAATATGGGGTTCAGTGGAGTGCCTGTTATGCCCCCTCATCCTCATGCATGGAATCCAGCATACGGTCGCTTCCTCTGA
- the LOC126782443 gene encoding aspartate--tRNA ligase, chloroplastic/mitochondrial, whose product MSLLRRTFFFPKSLPLFSHTLHFLNRPSLPKPTSALSASSSAAPSPPQTLSPIPKPQSPSLLWVPRTALCGELSADDVGKRVTLCGWVALHRVHGGLTFLNLRDHSGTVQVATLPDAFPDAHNAVNDLRLEYVVAVEGLVRSRPADSVNKKMKTGSIEIAAENVQVLNAVRAKLPFLVTTVEDAKDSVKEEIRLRYRCLDLRRQQMQSNVMLRHKVVKLMRRYLEDVHDFVEIETPILSRSTPEGARDYLVPSRVQPGTFYALPQSPQLFKQMLMVSGFDKYYQIARCFRDEDLRADRQPEFTQLDMELAFTPLEDMLRLNEDLIRKVFLEIKGVHLPNPFPRLTYAEAMSRYGSDRPDIRFDLELKDVSDIFSDSTFRVFADTLSSGGIIKVLCVPCGAKRYSNTALKKGDIYNQAVKSGAKGLPFLKVLDDGGIEGIPALTSSLDQTKIEQFLTRCSARPGDLILFAVGHQTSVNKTLDRLRVFVAQELDLIDDSRHSILWVTDFPMFEWNDMEQRLEALHHPFTAPNPEDINDLSTARALAYDMVYNGVEIGGGSLRIYKREVQQKVLEIVGISSEEAEAKFGYLLEALDMGAPPHGGIAYGLDRLVMLLAGASSIRDVIAFPKTTTAQCALTRSPSEVDPQQLKDLSFQTR is encoded by the exons atGTCCCTCCTCCGCAGAACCTTCTTCTTCCCTAAAtccctccctctcttctcCCACACCCTCCATTTCCTCAACCGCCCCTCTCTCCCTAAACCCACCTCCGCCCTCTCCGCCTCATCTTCCGCCGCCCCATCTCCACCTCAAACCCTCTCTCCCATCCCCAAACCCCAATCCCCCAGCCTCCTGTGGGTCCCCCGCACCGCACTCTGCGGCGAGCTCTCCGCGGATGACGTCGGCAAGCGCGTCACCCTCTGCGGCTGGGTCGCCCTCCACCGCGTCCACGGCGGCCTCACTTTCCTCAACCTCCGCGACCACTCCGGCACCGTCCAGGTCGCCACTCTCCCCGACGCTTTCCCCGACGCGCATAACGCCGTCAACGACCTCCGGCTCGAGTACGTCGTCGCCGTCGAGGGCCTCGTCCGGTCCAGACCGGCCGACTCGGTcaataagaaaatgaaaaccgGCTCAATTGAG ATTGCGGCGGAGAATGTGCAAGTGTTGAATGCAGTGAGGGCAAAGCTGCCGTTTTTGGTTACTACTGTGGAGGATGCCAAGGACTCGGTGAAGGAGGAGATTCGGTTGAG GTACCGGTGTCTTGACTTGCGCCGGCAGCAGATGCAATCGAACGTAATGCTGCGGCATAAGGTGGTGAAATTGATGAGGAGGTATCTAGAGGATGTGCACGATTTTGTGGAG ATTGAGACTCCAATACTCTCTAGATCGACACCCGAGGGAGCACGAGATTATTTAGTACCCTCAAGAGTTCAG CCAGGAACATTTTATGCTTTGCCTCAAAGTCCCCAACTGTTCAAGCAAATGTTGAtggtttctggttttgataaGTATTATCAGATAGCAAG ATGTTTTAGGGATGAAGATTTAAGAGCTGATAGGCAGCCTGAGTTCACACAGCTTGATATGGAGCTTGCTTTTACTCCTTTAGAGGACATGCTGAGGCTCAATGAAGATTTGATAAGAAAG GTTTTTTTAGAGATCAAAGGTGTACATCTTCCAAACCCATTTCCTAGACTTACATATGCTGAAGCAATGAGTCGTTATGGTTCAGACAGGCCAGATATTAGATTTGATCTTGAGCTGAAAGAT GTATCTGATATATTCTCGGATTCCACATTCAGGGTGTTTGCTGATACGTTGAGTAGTGGAGGAATTATAAAAGTTCTATGTGTACCTTGTGGAGctaaaagatattcaaacacaGCTCTAAAGAAGGGAGATATTTATAATCAAGCAGTGAAGTCTGGAGCGAAGGGCTTGCCTTTCCTGAAGGTCTTGGATGATG GTGGAATTGAGGGAATTCCTGCATTAACATCTAGTTTGGATCAAACAAAGATAGAGCAATTTCTGACCCGTTGCTCTGCCAGGCCAGGGGATCTGATCTTGTTTGCAGTTGGTCATCAGACATCTGTTAATAAAACCCTGGATCGATTACGGGTCTTTGTTGCACAGGAGCTTGAtttgattgatgat TCCAGGCATTCAATTCTGTGGGTTACTGATTTCCCAATGTTTGAATGGAATGACATGGAGCAAAGACTCGAG GCCTTGCATCACCCTTTTACTGCCCCAAATCCTGAGGATATAAATGATCTTTCGACTGCCCGTGCTTTAGCATATGACATGGTTTACAATGGAGTTGAG ATTGGTGGCGGAAGTCTGAGAATTTATAAACGTGAGGTGCAGCAAAAGGTGTTGGAAATCGTTGGGATCTCGTCTGAAGAG GCTGAAGCAAAGTTTGGCTATCTTCTTGAGGCATTAGACATGGGTGCCCCTCCGCATG GGGGAATTGCCTATGGTTTGGATAGATTGGTCATGTTGTTGGCCGGTGCTAGTTCCATCAGGGATGTCATTGCTTTCCCGAAAACTACAACTGCACAATGTGCTCTTACCAGATCGCCATCCGAGGTGGATCCCCAGCAGCTCAAGGATTTGTCATTTCAGACTCGTTAG
- the LOC126782356 gene encoding probable L-type lectin-domain containing receptor kinase S.7 — protein MGLTTGVTSDGRLGRKHKSAEKWAKMEEKRVQREQERAEKAAIKNDRGKSFLLSPSSSSSSGDGMSFFLSPSNSTLGAFLGLLNFSTSPPPAFTAVEFDTKMDPHFSDPNDSRVGLDIASIKTADPINQDVDLKNGAAVTAYKNDQETLKPPTPVLTVAIDLSGYLKQIMYVGSTELHQVENRSSWLSSFISARPTGHSVSDTYDIVSPRLPAPNSGDSRRRMGLGLGNFGVLSFKAEVVAGPRQVFGYRELEAATGGCHPNRVAELSIVACLKAQESCAFGGLVCREGRLLLVNGSLERVLYQDMSELCLIRGWLGSLMRKLLLVGLSCAIRIAPRGLQ, from the exons ATGGGTCTCACTACTGGTGTCACATCTGATGGAAGGCTCGGCAGAAAGCACAAGAGTGCTGAAAAGTGGGCCAAGATGGAGGAAAAGAGGGTGCAAAGGGAACAAGAGAGAGCTGAGAAAGCTGCCATCAAGAATGACAGAGGAA AAAGCTTCTTGCTTTCaccctcttcttcctcctcctccggcgACGGCATGTCGTTTTTCCTCTCCCCCTCCAACTCCACCCTCGGCGCATTTCTCGGCCTCCTCAACTTCTCCACGTCACCACCCCCCGCATTCACCGCCGTGGAATTCGACACCAAGATGGACCCACACTTTTCCGACCCGAACGACAGCCGCGTCGGCCTTGACATCGCCTCCATCAAGACCGCCGACCCCATTAACCAGGACGTTGACCTCAAGAACGGCGCCGCCGTCACCGCCTACAAGAACGACCAAGAAACCCTCAAGCCGCCGACCCCGGTCCTCACCGTCGCCATCGATCTTTCCGGCTACCTGAAACAGATCATGTACGTCGGCAGCACAGAGCTTCACCAGGTCGAGAATCGGAGCTCCTGGTTGTCGAGCTTCATTTCGGCGAGGCCCACAGGCCACAGCGTATCCGATACGTATGACATTGTTAGTCCAAGGCTGCCGGCGCCGAATTCCGGCGATAGCCGCCGGAGAATGGGGTTGGGGCTCGGGAATTTCGGGGTTTTGAGTTTCAAGGCGGAGGTGGTGGCGGGGCCGAGGCAGGTGTTTGGTTATAGGGAGCTGGAGGCAGCTACAGGGGGGTGTCATCCGAATAGGGTTGCAGAGCTGTCGATTGTCGCTTGCTTAAAGGCACAAGAATCTTGTGCATTTGGAGGGCTGGTGTGTCGAGAAGGGCGACTGCTGCTCGTGAATGGGAGCCTAGAGAGGGTGTTGTATCAGGATATGAGTGAGCTTTGCCTGATCCGAGGTTGGCTGGGGAGTTTGATGAGGAAGCTGCTGCTTGTCGGTTTGAGTTGTGCAATCCGGATAGCTCCAAGAGGCCTACAATGA
- the LOC126783483 gene encoding uncharacterized protein LOC126783483 — protein MAAPPNKSPISTRPGPISRNSETANPVRRSFTGNPFAKPSIVANSRTPDPISPAAAPSETTPRRSSMGREMVVSFRDSEDKENGKDSGSWKQIRVRSPAAKNFMSPTISAASKINASPRKKILAERNEPVRTSSPSVSDFKVKRVTFAPAPTDVVYSDQHQEVGPTTTPVAASAVVSEPPKLEMGVEEMVPLECPEPVCENAYDIVNLDPSFKISPPPAVSSEQAIVPLDADPSAPPPYDPRTNYLSPRPQFLHYRPNPRVEYYLSKDGEGKRLEESFISESFSDTEETHSDCSPKGVEDVTFSAEVVKEEEEEGVMEDEEEEVPVSEPMPIISPSTEAVPKEEEDVEVVEECREPRFSWISKFIALIMVLAVALFAVSAVEVNVEVWSASSVSFVSEFVSNIRGAKNVGTLQYYNLTLMEDARVNEYSVFDQCNKEMEEMGEFDVFGKAMGNVVEVEDSEEKGLQEIGAAEYEEKMDQEVGLAEIGAADYAEPIDHGAEVQHIECLENNKPEIGADEQVEEPVEQGNEQVEDTEALEEEMRPPTIVATENSVEVHADPDFKEMAEPTNMEELVSHYEDTAEENTVVDYAHSEPESIASSEVLNVTSEGAADSMVSIMSGLGIAVLVLTLAGFTAIIYMNKRESSPSIPANYAVNPLVNKKLAGSPIVPVSTEHTYCPSEMSSFQTNSVYCSKGLKASEEVESQEKRARKNSRRDSVASTDSSMGSPSYGSFTTYERIPIKKGYGEEKIVTPVRRSSRIIRKQVTSP, from the exons ATGGCCGCGCCGCCGAACAAGTCCCCAatttcgacccgacccggccccaTTTCCCGTAACTCGGAGACCGCCAACCCCGTCCGGCGAAGCTTCACCGGCAACCCCTTCGCCAAGCCTTCAATCGTCGCCAATTCAAGAACTCCCGACCCGATTTCCCCCGCCGCCGCTCCTTCAG AGACGACTCCACGGCGGAGCTCCATGGGGAGAGAGATGGTGGTGAGTTTTCGCGACTCGGAGGACAAAGAGAACGGGAAAGATTCCGGGAGTTGGAAGCAAATCCGGGTCCGGTCGCCGGCGGCGAAGAATTTCATGTCGCCGACGATCTCCGCCGCCTCCAAGATCAACGCTTCGCCGAGGAAGAAGATCCTGGCCGAGAGGAACGAGCCGGTTCGGACCTCTTCACCGTCCGTCTCCGATTTCAAAGTCAAAAGAGTGACCTTTGCTCCGGCGCCGACGGATGTGGTATATTCCGATCAGCACCAGGAGGTGGGCCCCACAACAACCCCTGTGGCTGCTTCTGCGGTGGTTTCGGAACCTCCGAAACTTGAAATGGGTGTTGAAGAAATGGTGCCTCTGGAGTGCCCTGAACCTGTTTGTGAAAATGCCTATGATATTGTGAATCTTGACCCCAGTTTCAAGATTAGTCCTCCTCCGGCGGTGTCGTCGGAGCAGGCCATTGTGCCGCTGGATGCAGACCCGTCTGCTCCTCCTCCTTATGATCCCAGGACCAATTACCTTTCGCCGAGGCCGCAGTTTCTTCATTACAGACCAAACCCGAGAGTTGAGTATTATCTGAGTAAGGATGGTGAGGGCAAGAGGCTTGAGGAGAGCTTCATTTCAGAGAGCTTTTCGGATACTGAGGAAACACACTCGGATTGTTCTCCGAAGGGAGTTGAAGATGTTACTTTCTCTGCTGAGGTGgtaaaggaggaggaggaagaaggagtaatggaggatgaggaggaagaagtACCTGTGTCGGAACCAATGCCCATCATTAGCCCCAGCACTGAGGCTGTGccaaaggaggaggaggatgttGAAGTAGTAGAAGAGTGCAGGGAGCCACGCTTCAGCTGGATATCAAAGTTCATTGCTTTGATAATGGTTTTGGCGGTTGCGCTTTTCGCAGTTTCTGCTGTTGAAGTAAATGTTGAGGTTTGGTCTGCAAGCTCTGTGTCTTTTGTTTCTGAGTTCGTTTCGAATATCAGAGGTGCCAAGAATGTGGGTACATTGCAATATTATAACCTCACTTTGATGGAAGATGCTCGGGTTAATGAGTATTCGGTGTTTGATCAATGTAACAAAGAAATGGAAGAAATGGGTGAGTTTGATGTGTTTGGAAAGGCAATGGGAAATGTGGTCGAGGTTGAGGATTCAGAGGAAAAGGGTCTGCAAGAGATTGGAGCGGCTGaatatgaagaaaaaatgGATCAGGAGGTTGGTCTGGCAGAGATTGGAGCAGCTGACTATGCTGAACCAATTGATCATGGGGCTGAAGTACAGCACATTGAATGTTTGGAAAATAACAAGCCAGAGATTGGCGCTGATGAACAAGTGGAGGAACCTGTTGAGCAAGGGAATGAACAAGTTGAGGATACTGAAGCCTTGGAAGAGGAAATGAGACCTCCAACAATTGTAGCAACTGAGAATTCCGTTGAAGTACATGCTGATCCAGACTTTAAGGAAATGGCTGAACCAACTAACATGGAAGAGTTGGTTTCACATTATGAAGATACTGCTGAAGAAAATACTGTTGTTGATTATGCACATTCCGAGCCTGAAAGTATTGCAAGCTCAGAAGTATTGAATGTTACATCTGAGGGGGCTGCTGACAGTATGGTTTCCATAATGAGTGGGCTGGGAATTGCAGTTTTGGTTCTCACATTGGCTGGATTCACAGCCATCATCTATATGAATAAACGAGAGAGCTCACCTTCAATTCCTGCAAATTATGCTGTTAATCCATTGGTGAACAAGAAATTGGCCGGAAGTCCCATAGTTCCAGTTAGCACTGAGCACACCTACTGTCCCTCTGAAATGAGTAGCTTCCAGACTAATTCAGTGTACTGCTCAAAAGGACTAAAGGCATCAGAGGAAGTAGAAAGCCAGGAGAAGAGGGCCAGGAAGAACAGTAGGAGAGACTCCGTGGCTTCAACTGACTCCTCAATGGGATCGCCATCTTATGGGAGTTTTACAACTTACGAGAGAATTCCAATTAAGAAG GGATATGGAGAAGAAAAGATTGTAACTCCTGTCAGGCGCTCGAGCAGAATTATCAGAAAACAAGTGACCTCGCCTTGA